In a single window of the Streptacidiphilus sp. P02-A3a genome:
- a CDS encoding helix-turn-helix transcriptional regulator, which produces MSTEDGGDKAAPRKVSDAKALRALAHPTRIDLLEAIGLRGALTATEAAEIVGGSVPNIAYHLRTLAKHGYLVEAEHGSGRERPWRIGSIAISTDEQDPDPVAAHAAEGLGEVMLERALSRFRRFQTLRDQYPDDQRAASGRSQAVLFATPAEMEQVQDEIVAILMRFAPRIPDPGLRPEGAVPFELLTVSYPFETPGASAGAATPDAPTPDAPTPHAPTPDAPTPAAPAEPEG; this is translated from the coding sequence ATGAGCACAGAGGACGGCGGCGACAAGGCCGCACCACGCAAGGTCTCGGATGCCAAGGCGCTGCGCGCGCTGGCGCATCCGACCCGGATCGACCTGCTCGAAGCGATCGGGCTGCGCGGCGCGCTCACGGCCACCGAGGCGGCCGAGATCGTCGGCGGCTCGGTGCCCAACATCGCGTACCACCTGCGGACGCTGGCCAAGCACGGGTACCTGGTGGAGGCGGAGCACGGCAGCGGGCGGGAACGTCCCTGGCGGATCGGCTCCATCGCCATCAGCACCGACGAGCAGGACCCCGACCCGGTCGCGGCCCATGCCGCGGAGGGGTTGGGCGAGGTCATGCTGGAGCGCGCGCTCAGCCGCTTCCGCCGGTTCCAGACCCTGCGCGACCAGTACCCCGACGACCAGCGCGCGGCGAGCGGCAGAAGCCAGGCCGTGCTCTTCGCCACGCCCGCCGAGATGGAGCAGGTGCAGGACGAGATCGTCGCGATCCTGATGCGGTTCGCTCCCCGCATCCCGGATCCCGGCCTGCGCCCCGAGGGGGCGGTCCCCTTCGAACTGCTCACGGTCTCCTACCCGTTCGAAACGCCAGGCGCCTCCGCCGGTGCCGCGACCCCAGACGCACCGACCCCAGACGCACCGACCCCACACGCGCCGACCCCAGATGCACCGACCCCCGCCGCGCCAGCCGAACCCGAAGGGTGA
- a CDS encoding TraR/DksA C4-type zinc finger protein, whose amino-acid sequence MSDNDASSSVTSPAEHEAARGRLLAERAEAVARITALGRDFAEIVAANALVAVDDEHDPEGSSTAFERAHVASLLAQGQRRLAELECALERLERGEYGLCEGCGRPIPADRLEVRPAARTCVTCAATRPR is encoded by the coding sequence ATGTCCGACAATGACGCTTCTTCCAGTGTCACCTCCCCGGCTGAACACGAGGCCGCCCGTGGGCGGCTGCTCGCCGAACGCGCCGAGGCGGTTGCCCGGATCACGGCCCTGGGTCGCGACTTCGCCGAGATCGTCGCGGCGAACGCACTGGTGGCGGTGGACGACGAGCACGATCCGGAGGGGTCGAGCACCGCGTTCGAACGTGCCCACGTCGCCTCGCTGCTGGCGCAGGGGCAGCGGCGACTGGCCGAGCTGGAGTGTGCGCTGGAGCGGTTGGAGCGGGGCGAGTACGGGCTGTGCGAGGGGTGCGGTCGGCCGATCCCGGCGGACCGGCTGGAGGTCCGCCCGGCTGCCCGGACCTGCGTGACCTGCGCGGCGACCCGCCCGCGCTGA
- a CDS encoding cold-shock protein — protein sequence MASGTVKWFNAEKGFGFIEQDGGGPDVFAHYSNINAQGFRELQEGQHVEFDVTQGQKGPQAENITVV from the coding sequence ATGGCCAGTGGCACCGTGAAGTGGTTCAACGCCGAAAAGGGCTTCGGCTTCATCGAGCAGGACGGCGGCGGCCCCGACGTCTTCGCCCACTACTCGAACATCAACGCCCAGGGCTTCCGCGAGCTGCAAGAGGGCCAGCACGTCGAGTTCGACGTCACCCAGGGCCAGAAGGGCCCGCAGGCCGAGAACATCACCGTCGTCTGA
- a CDS encoding GNAT family N-acetyltransferase, with the protein MTDLTIRSATSDDVHALLDFWTSAAEGTSISDDEAGVGRLVALDPEAVIIAERNGRMVGTVIAGWDGWRCHLYRLAVDPDSRCQGIGGALLEAAERRFAALGGRRGDAMVLEHNELGQHAWRAAGYAPEPQWRRWTKPLV; encoded by the coding sequence ATGACCGACCTGACCATCCGCTCCGCCACATCCGACGACGTCCACGCGCTGCTGGACTTCTGGACGTCCGCCGCCGAGGGGACGAGTATCAGCGACGACGAAGCAGGCGTCGGGCGCTTGGTCGCGCTCGACCCCGAGGCGGTGATCATCGCTGAGCGGAACGGCCGCATGGTCGGCACGGTGATAGCGGGCTGGGACGGTTGGCGCTGCCACCTCTACCGGCTCGCGGTGGACCCGGACTCGCGCTGTCAGGGCATCGGTGGCGCGCTGCTGGAGGCGGCCGAGCGCCGTTTCGCCGCCCTGGGCGGGCGTCGCGGTGACGCGATGGTGCTTGAGCACAACGAACTCGGGCAGCACGCCTGGCGGGCCGCCGGGTACGCGCCCGAGCCGCAGTGGCGGCGTTGGACCAAGCCGCTGGTGTGA
- a CDS encoding DUF3761 domain-containing protein, whose protein sequence is MSSTTTGRRTLRTAGAAIALAVALLIPAGQAQAVARPAATTGCAHHTTGTCDPRARHPKGATAECRDHTFSFSAHFSGTCSHHKGVLYWFK, encoded by the coding sequence TTGAGCAGCACCACCACCGGCCGCCGGACCCTGCGCACCGCCGGAGCGGCGATCGCGCTCGCCGTCGCCCTGCTGATACCGGCCGGGCAGGCCCAGGCCGTGGCCCGCCCCGCGGCGACCACCGGGTGCGCGCACCACACCACCGGCACCTGCGACCCCCGGGCGCGGCACCCGAAGGGCGCCACCGCCGAGTGCCGGGACCACACCTTCAGCTTCTCCGCGCACTTCTCCGGCACCTGCTCCCACCACAAGGGCGTGCTGTACTGGTTCAAGTGA
- a CDS encoding transcriptional regulator, translating to MTEHPTSGLDDVVHQRVRLGILAVAEEARRVEFTFLRSTLGLTAGNLSQHLGVLEKAGLVTIDKGYEGKRARTWIQLTKAGKKALREEIATLKALIHQLEGTHVPGGDEERNGENGPGSAAAPAPG from the coding sequence ATGACCGAGCATCCCACCAGCGGCCTCGACGATGTCGTGCACCAGCGCGTCCGTCTGGGCATCCTCGCGGTGGCGGAGGAGGCCCGGCGGGTGGAGTTCACCTTTCTCCGCAGCACGCTCGGTCTCACCGCCGGTAATCTCTCCCAGCACCTCGGAGTCCTGGAGAAGGCCGGCCTGGTCACGATCGACAAAGGCTACGAGGGCAAGCGCGCCCGCACCTGGATCCAGCTCACCAAGGCCGGGAAGAAGGCCCTGCGCGAGGAGATCGCGACGCTCAAGGCCCTGATCCACCAGCTCGAAGGCACCCACGTGCCAGGGGGAGACGAAGAACGCAACGGGGAGAACGGTCCCGGTTCCGCAGCCGCTCCCGCACCTGGCTGA
- a CDS encoding YcxB family protein, protein MPFVFLQEFHVHITATYQLSPAEARRGLNRVKRRQRMNTAVFAGVFALMSALDFAQHNIPLGVFFGSVCALYGIMVLLSTRISVRKNASRLCGVHTVTLKDEFLAAETDMSRSETKWAALLKSEETPEFFLLYGTKYSAAILPRRAFTAEQNAEFGAFLAKQTFRR, encoded by the coding sequence GTGCCCTTCGTGTTCCTCCAGGAGTTCCACGTGCACATCACCGCTACGTACCAGCTCAGCCCCGCCGAGGCCCGACGGGGGCTGAACCGCGTCAAGCGCAGGCAGCGCATGAACACGGCTGTCTTCGCAGGTGTGTTCGCGCTGATGAGCGCACTCGACTTCGCACAGCACAACATCCCGCTGGGCGTCTTCTTCGGCTCCGTCTGCGCTCTCTACGGGATCATGGTCCTGCTCTCCACTCGGATAAGCGTCCGCAAGAACGCCTCGCGGCTGTGCGGCGTGCACACGGTGACGCTCAAGGACGAGTTCCTGGCGGCGGAGACCGACATGTCCAGGAGCGAGACGAAGTGGGCAGCGCTGCTCAAATCCGAGGAGACGCCGGAGTTCTTCCTCCTGTACGGCACCAAGTACTCGGCGGCGATCCTGCCCAGGCGCGCCTTCACCGCCGAACAGAACGCCGAGTTCGGGGCATTCCTGGCGAAGCAGACGTTCCGCCGGTGA
- a CDS encoding DUF805 domain-containing protein, which translates to MNWYLTVLKNYAGFRGRARRREHWTFLLVHVVILLAVFGIGVAVAVPFLSSLYALVVLLPLLALCSRRLHDTGRSAGWIFIGLLPVIGQIVLLVFYAQDSQPGVNQYGPNPKGLPAEAQP; encoded by the coding sequence GTGAACTGGTATCTGACTGTGCTGAAGAACTACGCCGGGTTCCGCGGACGCGCCCGGCGCAGGGAACACTGGACGTTCCTGCTCGTCCACGTCGTGATCCTGCTGGCGGTCTTCGGCATAGGCGTCGCCGTCGCCGTGCCCTTCCTGAGTTCCCTGTACGCCCTCGTGGTACTCCTCCCGCTCCTCGCCCTGTGCTCCCGGCGGCTCCACGACACCGGCCGGTCGGCCGGCTGGATCTTCATCGGCCTTCTGCCGGTCATCGGGCAGATCGTTCTCCTCGTGTTCTACGCTCAGGACAGTCAGCCCGGCGTGAACCAGTACGGCCCCAACCCCAAGGGACTTCCAGCCGAGGCACAGCCGTAG
- a CDS encoding cupin, translating to MEIFQFDRDERRITWHESVGLIATRIAAGDGPVHLTLLKVEPGGTIGTHPAASPQMFLVITGDGWIAGPDGTRTPITAGQGVCWDQAEDHTSGTENGFTAIAVEGTPLTLFASETPGN from the coding sequence TTGGAGATCTTCCAGTTCGATCGCGACGAACGACGCATTACCTGGCACGAGAGCGTCGGCCTGATCGCCACTCGCATCGCCGCAGGCGACGGCCCTGTTCACCTCACGCTTCTGAAGGTCGAACCCGGCGGAACCATCGGCACCCACCCCGCCGCATCGCCCCAGATGTTCCTGGTCATCACCGGCGACGGTTGGATCGCCGGCCCCGACGGCACACGCACCCCGATCACCGCGGGTCAGGGCGTCTGCTGGGACCAGGCCGAAGACCACACATCCGGCACCGAGAACGGCTTCACCGCGATCGCCGTCGAAGGCACACCGCTCACCCTCTTCGCCTCCGAGACTCCCGGCAACTGA
- a CDS encoding VOC family protein yields MTVLLRHLVIECRSPNRMAEFWSSALGRLTRGGGGGISIALADDDAPVSLLFVDGARIDSSKALMWMHMTPAAGTLEQEVARLCTLGATTLKKQHRGWGIGEVTMADPEGNEFFVESGTEDLAGLDARMAAEDRGTASAFWRDAEEVPRSDGAVSGTTTLQIAD; encoded by the coding sequence GTGACTGTTCTCTTGCGCCATCTCGTCATCGAGTGCCGCAGCCCGAACCGGATGGCCGAATTCTGGAGTTCAGCACTGGGGCGGCTGACGCGGGGCGGCGGAGGCGGAATTTCGATAGCGCTCGCCGACGATGACGCACCGGTTTCCCTTCTGTTCGTCGACGGAGCACGAATCGACAGCTCCAAGGCGTTGATGTGGATGCACATGACTCCAGCCGCCGGCACGCTGGAGCAGGAAGTCGCCAGGCTATGCACCTTGGGCGCTACCACGCTGAAAAAGCAGCACCGGGGCTGGGGCATCGGCGAGGTGACCATGGCCGACCCTGAGGGCAACGAGTTCTTTGTTGAGTCCGGCACTGAAGACCTCGCGGGCCTGGACGCTCGCATGGCCGCGGAGGACCGGGGCACTGCCTCTGCGTTCTGGAGGGACGCCGAGGAAGTGCCCCGGTCAGACGGTGCCGTCTCCGGGACGACGACCTTGCAGATTGCCGACTAG
- a CDS encoding DUF6879 family protein — translation MQQKMPSFAELLAETTLIALHLEMCDHYVVDEEVDDFTRRQATGQRDADPASPNGAPWVAKIREATARGVAVRRVRIISEPASDYIRYEHAATDVNTPAGEEVRWLPRTSASDLALPESDYWVFDDRVVRFHYFTGDGRWTYDELRDEPQVVKLCRDAFDAAWDRAVPHEDYRLA, via the coding sequence ATGCAGCAGAAGATGCCCTCATTCGCCGAGCTGCTGGCGGAGACGACGCTCATCGCCCTGCACTTGGAGATGTGTGATCACTACGTCGTCGACGAGGAGGTAGACGACTTCACCCGGCGGCAGGCGACGGGGCAGCGGGATGCCGATCCCGCTTCCCCCAACGGGGCCCCATGGGTGGCCAAGATCAGGGAGGCGACTGCCCGCGGTGTAGCCGTCCGGCGGGTCCGGATCATCTCCGAACCGGCCAGCGACTACATCCGGTACGAGCACGCGGCTACCGACGTGAACACCCCCGCCGGGGAAGAGGTCCGCTGGCTGCCGCGCACCTCGGCGTCCGATCTGGCACTACCCGAAAGCGACTACTGGGTGTTCGATGATCGAGTCGTCCGGTTCCACTACTTCACCGGAGACGGGCGCTGGACGTACGACGAGCTCCGCGACGAGCCGCAGGTCGTGAAGCTGTGCCGGGACGCGTTCGACGCCGCGTGGGACCGCGCGGTCCCGCACGAGGACTACCGGCTCGCCTGA
- a CDS encoding helix-turn-helix transcriptional regulator, translating to MPRSASSAAQAAQGAQAAQAARERLAAQLRDLRLDAALDVRHHAEQCGWFASKTSRIETGRTAPSNTDIRTWCTVCEAADRAPDLLADNRHADQLYTEWRRHLGGGLRRLQDDLLPLHERTRLQRVYTSSQMPGFLQAAD from the coding sequence GTGCCCCGCTCCGCATCGTCCGCCGCCCAGGCCGCCCAGGGCGCCCAGGCCGCCCAGGCCGCCCGCGAACGTCTCGCCGCCCAACTGCGGGATCTGCGACTGGACGCCGCCCTCGACGTCCGCCACCACGCCGAACAGTGCGGCTGGTTCGCATCCAAGACCTCGCGGATCGAGACCGGCCGGACCGCCCCGTCCAACACGGACATCCGGACCTGGTGCACCGTCTGCGAGGCCGCCGACCGGGCCCCGGACCTGCTGGCGGACAACCGGCACGCCGACCAGCTGTACACCGAATGGCGCCGCCACCTGGGTGGCGGTCTCCGTCGTCTCCAGGACGACCTGCTGCCGCTGCACGAGCGCACCCGCCTGCAGCGCGTCTACACGTCCAGCCAAATGCCGGGGTTCCTGCAGGCCGCCGACTAA
- a CDS encoding Fic family protein gives MMYATPTLDSKDLCALEEIEQMRQDLQVLLHPRPKWTGQLRRNLTARAIAGSNTIEGYAATIDDVEALMAGEEPLDTSDETRVELEGYQRAMTYIQGLHDAGPGFRYDAGLLNGLHYMIQGHHLKKRPGRWREKHVYVSTPDDPAVSEYDAPEFETVPALMGEFIDWLNEGDLDMPTHVRASMAHLNLVKIHPWEDGNGRMSRSLSTLVFSRENLVPAEFSSIEEWLGYGQNTYAYYQVLRDVGGTRWSPERDTHPWIKFCLRAHHHQAQRAKRRVDLFSRAWISLTEATVAAGLDERVVYALLPAFWGNKVRRTVYQHDAELSVQQSTRDVRDMVRLGWLESHGNARGRYYTSGVRMQPVIKQVASSTKQYSDPYR, from the coding sequence ATGATGTACGCGACGCCCACCCTCGACTCCAAAGACTTGTGTGCACTCGAAGAGATCGAGCAGATGCGACAGGATCTTCAGGTCCTCCTGCATCCACGCCCCAAGTGGACCGGGCAGCTGCGCCGAAACCTAACAGCCCGTGCCATCGCAGGCTCGAACACCATTGAAGGCTACGCAGCTACCATCGACGACGTCGAAGCACTCATGGCCGGCGAGGAACCCCTGGACACCAGCGACGAAACCCGCGTCGAGCTTGAGGGCTACCAGCGAGCCATGACCTACATCCAAGGGCTGCACGACGCAGGCCCTGGCTTTCGATACGACGCTGGACTTCTCAATGGCTTGCACTACATGATCCAAGGCCATCACCTGAAGAAGCGTCCAGGCCGCTGGCGAGAGAAGCACGTCTACGTCTCCACCCCGGACGATCCTGCGGTCTCTGAGTACGACGCGCCGGAATTCGAGACGGTGCCTGCCCTCATGGGTGAGTTCATCGACTGGCTCAACGAAGGTGACCTCGACATGCCCACGCATGTCCGGGCGTCCATGGCTCACCTCAATCTGGTGAAGATCCATCCCTGGGAAGACGGCAACGGGCGCATGTCCAGATCCCTGTCGACCTTGGTCTTCTCCCGCGAGAATCTGGTGCCCGCCGAGTTCTCCTCGATCGAGGAGTGGCTCGGATACGGCCAGAACACTTACGCCTACTACCAGGTACTGCGTGACGTGGGCGGTACGCGCTGGAGTCCAGAACGGGACACCCACCCATGGATCAAGTTCTGTCTTCGTGCACACCACCATCAGGCCCAGAGGGCGAAGCGGCGTGTCGACCTGTTCAGTCGGGCCTGGATCAGCCTGACGGAGGCGACAGTCGCTGCTGGCCTGGATGAGCGGGTCGTCTACGCCCTTCTTCCGGCCTTCTGGGGTAACAAGGTGCGTCGCACGGTGTACCAGCATGACGCTGAACTGAGCGTCCAGCAGTCCACGCGGGACGTTCGCGACATGGTTCGGCTCGGCTGGCTGGAGTCTCACGGCAATGCCCGAGGCCGCTACTACACCAGCGGCGTTCGTATGCAGCCCGTCATCAAGCAGGTGGCGAGCTCCACGAAGCAGTACTCGGACCCCTATCGCTAG
- a CDS encoding SHOCT domain-containing protein — translation MGLFKSSKAEPADGTPEPLAEYKVIYKGGLAELPKAKTGHIMLQAWGDCFAMEPGNVSKKFWTRLIIPYAVVSDVQIVRRQVGAVAGLLTAGSKGGTRELETENNIHIHYTNATGQPIVLRVEMLTGVTVDGQARKAAEFNDRLQAHGVRTQFEQKATPAGMGSVADELAKLGQLLQQGILSSDEFAAAKGRLLGQ, via the coding sequence ATGGGTTTATTCAAGAGCAGCAAGGCCGAGCCGGCCGACGGTACGCCCGAACCGCTGGCGGAGTACAAGGTCATCTACAAGGGTGGCCTGGCCGAACTCCCCAAAGCGAAGACCGGCCACATCATGTTGCAGGCTTGGGGCGACTGTTTCGCCATGGAGCCCGGCAACGTCAGCAAGAAGTTCTGGACGCGGCTCATCATCCCGTACGCTGTTGTCAGCGACGTGCAGATCGTCCGACGCCAGGTCGGAGCCGTTGCGGGCCTCCTGACCGCCGGGTCCAAGGGCGGAACCCGTGAGCTGGAGACCGAGAACAACATCCACATCCACTACACCAACGCCACCGGACAGCCGATCGTGTTGCGCGTGGAGATGCTGACCGGTGTCACGGTCGACGGCCAGGCCAGGAAGGCAGCCGAGTTCAACGACCGGCTCCAGGCCCACGGCGTCCGCACCCAATTTGAGCAGAAAGCCACGCCTGCTGGCATGGGCTCGGTCGCCGACGAGCTGGCAAAGCTCGGCCAGCTCCTCCAGCAGGGAATCCTGTCGTCCGACGAATTCGCCGCGGCCAAGGGCCGGCTGCTCGGACAGTAG
- a CDS encoding TIGR03668 family PPOX class F420-dependent oxidoreductase, translating into MARARLLDARVPRLATVSGAGQPYTVPITLALDGSTLFFVIDNKPKSTLDLRRLRNIRENPHVSVLVDHYSDAWDTLWWVRADGRAEIWEDGQLRAAPVSLLSLKYPQSREQVPEGPVVAITIESLSGWSFTG; encoded by the coding sequence GTGGCTCGGGCGCGGCTCCTGGACGCGCGCGTCCCCCGGCTGGCTACCGTCTCGGGTGCGGGTCAGCCGTACACAGTGCCGATCACGTTAGCCCTGGACGGCAGCACGCTGTTCTTCGTCATCGACAACAAGCCGAAGAGCACTCTGGACCTGCGCAGGCTGCGCAACATCCGCGAGAACCCCCACGTCTCCGTCTTGGTGGACCACTACTCCGATGCCTGGGACACACTGTGGTGGGTCCGGGCAGATGGCCGTGCGGAGATCTGGGAGGACGGGCAGCTGCGGGCCGCTCCAGTCTCGCTGCTCTCCCTGAAGTACCCGCAGTCCCGCGAGCAGGTACCGGAGGGGCCGGTTGTCGCCATCACGATCGAGTCCCTGTCCGGGTGGTCGTTCACGGGCTGA
- a CDS encoding endonuclease NucS domain-containing protein yields the protein MTALPEHEIRDLLAEQLDVLEPGLTLVRREFPLSDRPLHTRGRIDILARDRHGLWVIIELKRSTSTSREALHEVAKYAELLQRDKQVAPDRIRALIVSTDWRELLVPVSNMARDWSHDLRGYELQVHDDRTLSVKRVTLLPTPAEQYVTPVHCIYLYATPQDRDRGWRHIQRVAAEIGAPHLLAADFDRINDMDTVVAHYGLYLGIGTVEWGSALSDASEAEGYAAERPAEYEALCEINARVRCVGVESAHPGVLGTLVENPNWDITGYRGTGAFAANNGAFEEHDWLLMLAGHDRGDGHVKFIGTANPRIASRWRSFVEQAMTSLGGNPVWEVLVRAWLERTAQQPGDIDVFLWIYNPCDLIQTVVYGWPDEVARWEPRITAIASFPDGSSSVVEGRLCTNSMGGAPGFHHFAHEVYSDPVSWMVTRYGGAAWVSDLDLVRRLGLTYTFLEITSDHSGAPAPEDERGLWLVEDGRASRYSSNDPEFLMALKLNTYRGDFVPLRDFLKRYRHEVNALRLEYLSCLDIRR from the coding sequence ATGACGGCGTTACCCGAACATGAGATCCGCGACCTCTTGGCGGAGCAGCTTGACGTCCTCGAACCAGGACTGACTCTCGTTCGACGCGAGTTTCCGCTGAGTGACCGGCCCCTCCACACGAGGGGCAGGATCGACATCCTCGCCCGCGACCGGCACGGCCTCTGGGTGATCATCGAGTTGAAGCGTTCGACGTCCACCTCGCGTGAGGCGTTGCACGAAGTGGCGAAGTACGCAGAGTTGCTGCAGCGCGACAAGCAGGTCGCTCCGGACCGCATCCGTGCGCTCATCGTGTCGACAGACTGGCGCGAACTGCTCGTGCCGGTGAGCAACATGGCCCGTGACTGGAGCCATGACCTTCGGGGCTACGAGCTCCAGGTTCATGACGACCGGACACTCAGCGTCAAGCGAGTCACACTGCTTCCCACGCCGGCGGAACAGTACGTCACGCCGGTGCACTGCATCTACCTCTACGCAACTCCTCAGGACCGCGACCGCGGGTGGAGGCACATCCAGCGGGTCGCCGCCGAGATCGGCGCACCCCACCTACTCGCCGCCGACTTCGATCGCATCAACGACATGGACACTGTCGTCGCGCACTACGGCCTCTACCTGGGCATCGGCACTGTCGAGTGGGGGAGTGCGCTGTCGGACGCCTCGGAGGCGGAAGGCTACGCCGCGGAGCGCCCGGCCGAGTACGAGGCACTCTGTGAAATCAACGCTCGTGTCCGCTGCGTGGGTGTCGAGTCGGCTCACCCGGGAGTGCTGGGCACTCTGGTCGAGAATCCCAACTGGGACATCACCGGATATCGGGGCACGGGGGCGTTCGCCGCGAACAACGGCGCGTTCGAGGAACACGACTGGCTGCTGATGCTGGCCGGTCATGACCGGGGGGACGGGCACGTCAAGTTCATCGGGACCGCGAACCCCCGGATTGCGAGCCGATGGCGCTCCTTCGTGGAGCAGGCCATGACCAGTCTCGGGGGCAACCCCGTTTGGGAAGTACTCGTCCGAGCTTGGCTGGAGCGAACAGCCCAGCAGCCAGGGGACATCGACGTCTTCCTGTGGATCTACAACCCCTGTGACCTCATCCAGACCGTCGTCTACGGATGGCCGGACGAGGTCGCCCGGTGGGAACCACGCATCACGGCTATCGCGAGCTTCCCCGACGGCAGCAGCTCCGTCGTCGAGGGCAGGCTGTGCACAAACAGCATGGGTGGTGCACCGGGCTTCCATCACTTCGCGCACGAGGTCTACAGCGATCCTGTCAGCTGGATGGTGACCCGATACGGAGGCGCCGCTTGGGTGAGCGACCTGGACTTGGTCCGCCGGCTCGGGCTGACCTACACGTTCCTCGAGATCACCAGCGACCACTCGGGGGCCCCAGCCCCAGAGGATGAGCGCGGCCTCTGGCTGGTCGAGGACGGGCGAGCGAGCCGCTACTCGTCCAACGATCCGGAGTTCCTCATGGCCTTGAAGCTCAACACCTACAGGGGAGACTTTGTGCCCCTTCGTGACTTCTTGAAGAGGTACCGCCATGAGGTCAATGCGCTCCGCCTTGAGTACCTCAGCTGCCTGGACATCAGGCGTTGA
- a CDS encoding tyrosine-type recombinase/integrase has translation MTKRQLGRHCPELGTDGHGAWYVALPATGGTPGAPKRLRHGGYPSRTEAETVLRRLLNPALATMDRGLTVEGWLTQWMKNLEGRLRPTTVRGYRKHVDQYLIPLLGGELLCALTHASVQRAFHTIVQQHQAAGLSLSGATVRRIHATLSSALSAACRAGLLDRNPARQLDLPKAPPPRPVVWTDAQVEHWQQTGTRPAVAVWTASDTARFLSAIRHHRLYALYHLYTLRGLRRGESLGLRWSDIDLDARTLNIRCQLQKHPGGVFEDCPTKTASSARQVALDHHTAHVLAAHRRRQLDERSTAGEHWTDTGYAFTDQRGLPLAPDHVGHTFQQLIRTHDLPPIRLHDLRHIAATLAVNAGVQMKVVQHQVGHDSMTTTADTYTSVLPETARQAAEATARLLNNAARQHQRLTHHLPRIRSPHLRIRAPRPRPPRP, from the coding sequence GTGACCAAACGCCAGCTGGGGCGACACTGCCCCGAGCTCGGCACCGACGGCCACGGTGCCTGGTACGTCGCGCTGCCAGCCACCGGGGGAACTCCCGGTGCCCCCAAGCGGCTTCGTCACGGCGGCTACCCCTCCCGCACGGAGGCCGAGACCGTCCTGCGGCGGCTGCTGAACCCGGCCCTGGCCACCATGGACCGGGGCCTGACCGTGGAGGGCTGGCTCACGCAGTGGATGAAGAACCTGGAGGGACGGCTCAGACCGACCACGGTGCGCGGCTACCGCAAGCACGTCGACCAGTACCTGATCCCCCTACTGGGCGGCGAGCTGCTGTGCGCGCTCACTCACGCCTCGGTCCAGCGCGCATTCCACACGATCGTCCAGCAGCACCAAGCCGCCGGGCTCTCGCTCAGCGGCGCCACCGTCCGCCGGATCCACGCCACCTTGAGCTCAGCCCTGAGCGCCGCCTGCCGCGCAGGGCTCCTGGACCGCAACCCGGCACGCCAACTGGACCTGCCCAAGGCCCCACCCCCACGCCCAGTCGTGTGGACCGACGCCCAGGTCGAGCATTGGCAGCAGACCGGGACCAGGCCCGCGGTGGCGGTGTGGACAGCCTCCGACACCGCCCGATTCCTCTCCGCCATCCGTCACCACCGCCTCTACGCCCTCTACCACCTCTACACCCTGCGCGGCCTGCGCCGCGGCGAGAGCCTAGGACTGCGCTGGTCCGACATCGACCTCGACGCCAGGACCCTGAACATCCGCTGCCAACTGCAGAAGCATCCCGGCGGCGTCTTCGAGGACTGTCCGACCAAGACCGCTTCCAGCGCCAGACAGGTCGCCCTGGACCACCACACCGCTCACGTCTTGGCCGCCCACCGCCGCCGACAGCTCGACGAACGCTCTACAGCAGGCGAGCACTGGACCGACACCGGATACGCCTTCACCGACCAACGCGGGCTGCCCCTGGCCCCTGACCACGTCGGTCACACCTTCCAGCAGCTGATCCGCACCCATGACCTGCCACCGATCCGACTCCACGATCTGCGACACATCGCAGCGACCCTGGCCGTCAACGCCGGCGTCCAGATGAAAGTCGTCCAGCACCAGGTCGGCCACGACAGCATGACTACCACCGCCGACACCTACACCAGCGTCCTACCCGAAACAGCACGCCAAGCCGCCGAGGCCACGGCCCGCCTCCTCAACAACGCAGCACGCCAACACCAACGCCTCACCCACCACCTCCCCCGAATCCGCAGCCCCCACTTGAGGATCCGCGCCCCACGCCCACGACCCCCTCGACCCTGA